The Primulina huaijiensis isolate GDHJ02 chromosome 17, ASM1229523v2, whole genome shotgun sequence genome window below encodes:
- the LOC140962252 gene encoding FCS-Like Zinc finger 13-like: MLVRKSNPAIGILAGTFVSGNKSGLVDVATSSISHLEPKNTSPRGPKSYHLGGVGLGIVAALEKSGDAHGETPSNKALCRRNSRRSNPIPVTSPKISSRIGRELDDMEMDNNPEEYTIVTFHGPNKSHTKVYGIEHGRGGDYRTTPFRIQTSNNKSQRASVFHISPARFGPSGGIPAADFLSSCDMCKKQLHDKDIYMYRGEKAFCSTECRYRQIVIDERHEKCGTEASRPVDVSSSSLTKENFLTPGILAI, encoded by the exons ATGTTGGTTAGGAAATCCAATCCGGCGATCGGAATCCTCGCCGGGACCTTTGTTTCGGGTAATAAGTCCGGGTTGGTGGACGTTGCAACCAGCTCGATAAGCCACCTAGAGCCCAAGAACACATCACCAAGGGGTCCAAAAAGTTATCATCTCGGCGGGGTTGGATTAGGCATTGTGGCGGCCCTCGAAAAGTCAGGCGATGCTCACGGCGAAACCCCTTCAAACAAAGCGTTGTGTAGACGGAATTCGAGGCGGTCCAACCCGATTCCGGTCACTTCGCCGAAGATTTCATCGAGAATAGGGAGAGAATTGGATGATATGGAGATGGATAATAATCCAGAAGAATACACAATAGTGACATTTCATGGCCCAAATAAGTCCCACACTAAGGTGTATGGAATTGAACATGGTCGAGGGGGTGATTATAGAACCACCCCTTTTAGAATACAAACAAGCAATAATAAGAGCCAAAGGGCTAGTGTTTTTCATATTTCTCCGGCAAGATTCGGGCCGTCCGGCGGAATTCCGGCCGCCGATTTCCTTAGCTCGTGTGACATGTGCAAGAAGCAACTCCATGACAAagacatatatatgtatag GGGGGAGAAAGCGTTTTGCAGCACGGAGTGTCGATACAGGCAAATCGTGATCGACGAACGCCACGAGAAGTGCGGCACCGAGGCGTCGAGGCCGGTGGATGTATCGAGCTCGTCGCTAACAAAGGAAAATTTTTTGACCCCCGGAATCCTAGCAATCTAG